A single genomic interval of Myxosarcina sp. GI1 harbors:
- a CDS encoding rhodanese-related sulfurtransferase produces the protein MSYTVVTFYKFITITELETKQELILAYCLAQDIKGTIILAEEGINGTIAGTQDAIDAVITYLHSFAGLADLEAKQSTADNLPFARMKVKIKPEIVTFGIPEAKPDCQVGKYVEPQDWNQIISDPDVTVIDTRNEYETKIGSFQGAIDPKTNSFREFSQYAAKLDPQEHSKVAMFCTGGIRCEKASSYLLSKGFKEVYHLKGGILKYLKEVPPVESLWQGECFVFDERVAVKQGLETGSYDLCYACGHPISAADKASTHYELNISCPYCYDKLTREKKLRQENRKRQREQKKSL, from the coding sequence ATGTCCTATACCGTAGTTACTTTTTATAAATTCATTACCATAACAGAACTAGAAACCAAACAAGAGCTTATTTTGGCATACTGTTTGGCTCAAGATATCAAGGGAACGATTATTTTGGCTGAAGAAGGGATTAACGGCACAATTGCGGGTACGCAGGATGCAATTGATGCAGTTATAACTTACTTGCATTCTTTTGCTGGTTTGGCAGATTTAGAAGCCAAACAATCTACTGCCGACAACTTGCCTTTTGCCAGAATGAAAGTCAAAATCAAACCAGAAATCGTAACTTTTGGCATACCAGAAGCCAAACCAGACTGTCAGGTAGGTAAATATGTCGAACCGCAAGACTGGAATCAAATAATTAGCGATCCTGATGTTACCGTCATCGATACTCGCAATGAGTACGAAACAAAAATAGGCAGTTTTCAAGGCGCGATCGATCCTAAAACCAATTCTTTTCGCGAATTTTCCCAATATGCAGCAAAACTAGACCCCCAAGAGCATTCTAAAGTAGCCATGTTTTGTACTGGAGGCATTCGCTGTGAAAAAGCTTCTTCTTATCTACTTTCTAAAGGATTTAAAGAGGTCTATCATCTTAAAGGTGGCATTCTTAAATATTTAAAAGAAGTGCCACCAGTAGAAAGCCTTTGGCAAGGTGAATGTTTCGTCTTTGACGAAAGAGTGGCGGTCAAACAAGGTTTAGAAACAGGCAGTTACGATCTTTGCTATGCCTGCGGTCATCCTATTTCCGCTGCCGATAAAGCTTCTACCCATTACGAACTCAATATTTCCTGTCCTTATTGTTACGATAAGCTGACTCGCGAAAAAAAGCTTCGTCAAGAAAATAGAAAAAGACAGAGAGAACAAAAAAAGTCTCTTTAG
- a CDS encoding SPFH domain-containing protein has translation MGQFITLVFLVLFGSGLAGSVKIVKEKEEYLVESLGSYKKKLEPGLNFVTPFIDQIVYKNTIREKVLDIPAQTCITRDNVSITVDAVVYWRIMDMYKAYYKVENLRDAMVNLVLTQIRSEMGKLELDQTFTARTEINEILLRELDIATDPWGVKVTRVELRDIMPSKAVQDSMELQMAAERKKRAAILTSEGERDSAVNSAQGQAQARVLDAEAMKKAAILQAEAQQQAIVLKAEAERQEQVLKAEATAQALQIVTEKLRNDPKAREALQYILAQSYLDMGKEVGSSESSKVMFMDPRSMISTIEGMRSVISNGGNSDYTPMELDLEKLDRDR, from the coding sequence ATGGGACAGTTTATAACTTTAGTCTTTTTAGTATTATTTGGTTCTGGTCTTGCAGGCTCGGTCAAAATCGTTAAAGAAAAAGAAGAATATTTAGTTGAAAGCTTGGGCAGCTACAAAAAGAAACTCGAACCAGGTTTAAACTTTGTCACCCCGTTTATCGACCAAATTGTTTATAAAAATACGATTCGGGAAAAAGTTTTAGATATTCCCGCTCAAACCTGCATTACACGCGACAATGTTTCGATTACGGTCGATGCTGTAGTTTACTGGCGGATTATGGATATGTACAAAGCATATTATAAAGTCGAAAATCTTCGCGATGCGATGGTAAACTTAGTTCTTACTCAAATTCGTTCGGAAATGGGCAAACTAGAGCTAGATCAGACTTTTACCGCCCGTACCGAAATTAACGAAATCCTGCTAAGGGAATTAGATATTGCCACAGATCCCTGGGGAGTTAAAGTCACCAGGGTAGAACTGCGAGACATTATGCCCTCTAAAGCCGTCCAGGATTCGATGGAACTCCAGATGGCAGCCGAAAGAAAAAAAAGAGCCGCGATTTTGACTTCTGAAGGGGAAAGAGATTCGGCGGTAAACTCCGCCCAGGGACAGGCACAGGCAAGGGTACTAGATGCTGAAGCGATGAAAAAAGCTGCAATTTTACAAGCTGAAGCCCAACAACAGGCAATTGTCCTCAAAGCCGAAGCCGAACGCCAAGAACAAGTGCTAAAAGCTGAAGCTACGGCGCAGGCACTACAAATAGTTACTGAAAAATTGCGCAACGACCCCAAAGCTAGAGAAGCTCTGCAATATATTCTCGCTCAAAGCTATCTCGATATGGGTAAAGAAGTTGGCAGCAGTGAAAGTAGCAAAGTCATGTTTATGGACCCCCGTAGTATGATCTCTACTATTGAAGGAATGAGATCGGTAATTTCCAATGGTGGCAATAGTGACTATACACCGATGGAGTTGGATTTAGAAAAATTAGATCGCGATCGCTAA
- a CDS encoding NfeD family protein, whose protein sequence is MPDPTLMWLIAGIILCGLEFFLPTAFVTFMMGIAALLVAIVSLVLAQDSVLVALWLLLSTLLTILTRRFFTPKRKASITSDDSEGETLTVIPAGKSGRVLYEGNSWRAKCADETREIAANELVYVVGKKGNTLIVLPVNMLSD, encoded by the coding sequence ATGCCAGATCCGACCTTAATGTGGCTGATTGCAGGGATAATTCTTTGTGGTTTAGAATTTTTCCTGCCGACAGCATTTGTAACTTTTATGATGGGGATAGCTGCCCTGTTGGTAGCAATAGTATCTCTGGTTTTAGCACAAGATAGTGTTTTAGTTGCTTTGTGGTTGTTGTTGTCAACTCTACTAACTATTCTTACCAGAAGATTTTTTACTCCCAAGCGAAAAGCCTCAATTACAAGTGACGACTCAGAAGGAGAAACTCTCACAGTTATTCCTGCTGGGAAAAGCGGCAGAGTTTTATATGAAGGGAACTCCTGGCGAGCTAAATGTGCCGATGAAACCAGAGAGATTGCCGCTAACGAACTTGTTTATGTAGTCGGCAAAAAAGGGAACACTTTAATTGTGTTACCAGTAAATATGCTTTCGGATTAA
- a CDS encoding ferredoxin-thioredoxin reductase variable chain — MKKGDRVRVKESVIVYHNPKQRREPFDIKGMEGEVLDIMEDWQGRPISPNLPVVVEFEPKFKAHLREDELEVI; from the coding sequence ATGAAAAAAGGCGATCGCGTTAGGGTTAAAGAATCTGTTATCGTATATCACAATCCCAAACAAAGAAGGGAACCTTTTGATATCAAAGGTATGGAAGGAGAAGTTTTAGATATTATGGAAGATTGGCAGGGAAGACCGATCAGTCCCAATTTACCTGTAGTGGTAGAATTCGAGCCTAAATTTAAAGCTCACCTGCGCGAAGATGAATTAGAAGTAATTTGA
- a CDS encoding HEAT repeat domain-containing protein: MDNTSDIARNSSNSPQLSPEETDRLLVKVKQQLAEDTFDTSDRALITQMVESMGDKRGLVRLNFAESLGKVGKPAVPSLLDALANHQNVVVRRAAAKTLTLISDPTAVPHLVRALLTDEDPVVKGSTVGALAQTGEVSATPLLKVLSSPDSPESTKGLAAWGLAFIGSKAKDKLYEAYNSDSPEVRAAVVGAIAKVAEENREPHALELLVNSLDDSAANVRSEAAAALGNLAYPPAVPHLIELLNYPDGETRKSAALSLMKLKNLDALEPLKNARERETEDGVKRAISLAITQLERATENDWE, encoded by the coding sequence ATGGATAATACTTCTGACATTGCTCGAAACAGTTCTAATTCGCCACAGTTGTCTCCAGAAGAAACCGACCGCCTGCTCGTTAAAGTAAAACAACAGCTAGCCGAAGATACCTTTGACACCAGCGATCGCGCTTTGATTACTCAGATGGTAGAAAGTATGGGAGACAAGCGCGGTTTGGTACGACTAAATTTTGCCGAATCATTGGGGAAAGTAGGAAAACCTGCTGTTCCTTCGCTATTAGATGCTTTAGCCAATCATCAAAATGTCGTTGTCAGGAGAGCCGCAGCCAAGACTCTTACTTTAATTAGCGATCCTACTGCCGTACCTCATTTAGTTCGGGCGTTATTAACCGATGAAGATCCAGTAGTTAAAGGTTCGACTGTCGGTGCTTTGGCGCAAACGGGTGAAGTCTCTGCAACACCTTTACTAAAAGTTTTGAGTTCGCCAGATTCGCCAGAAAGCACTAAGGGTTTGGCAGCTTGGGGATTGGCATTTATTGGTTCTAAAGCCAAAGACAAACTGTATGAAGCTTACAATTCCGATTCACCAGAAGTTAGAGCGGCGGTAGTAGGAGCGATCGCCAAAGTAGCCGAAGAAAATCGCGAACCGCATGCTTTAGAGTTACTTGTTAACTCTTTAGACGATTCAGCAGCTAACGTCCGTAGCGAAGCGGCAGCAGCATTAGGAAATTTAGCTTATCCGCCAGCAGTCCCCCACTTAATCGAACTACTAAACTACCCAGACGGAGAAACCAGAAAGTCTGCGGCTCTATCGTTAATGAAGCTTAAAAATCTCGATGCGCTAGAACCGCTAAAAAATGCTCGCGAGCGAGAAACTGAAGATGGAGTAAAAAGAGCTATCTCTCTGGCAATAACTCAACTAGAACGAGCTACAGAAAACGATTGGGAGTAA
- a CDS encoding HEAT repeat domain-containing protein yields the protein MDNRFANIFNLTEDQAIALLKKPIDETEGAAERYVAASHLISFPSPRTIQALIEAVEDRHPHQDQRLARRKAIESLGRLKATAALPTIVACLGDRDPYTVENAVWAIGEIGTDDEVTLESIANLLTKPEQSYRTIIQTLAKLNYQPSLTKIEAFIDAEDKSIASSAIAAAARLYKDNSQVPSIVEFLQHDSVNVRRASIQDLIDLQYYPAIPQIAKCPTSIAFRLRGIKLLAMAGLSAGEIIFADVEPSLDLVIRDRPQDIILVHEYDQKPAIEFLIRELYHTDFGRCYLACQTLLTEYADEAPAALMQTYEAEAYNDYGGHFHVVKLLGLLEYQPSYELLVTALNYKAPQFQKSRGAAAIALANLGATQAIPLLLENLQTPIFDLKYACLLALEQLGETSGWALVRDDRDLLIRAKAEQKI from the coding sequence ATGGATAATCGATTTGCTAATATCTTTAATTTAACGGAAGACCAGGCGATCGCGCTGTTAAAAAAACCGATCGACGAAACAGAGGGGGCAGCCGAGCGTTATGTAGCTGCGTCCCATTTGATTAGTTTTCCCTCACCTAGAACTATACAGGCTTTGATCGAAGCAGTAGAAGATCGCCATCCCCATCAGGATCAGCGTCTGGCAAGGCGTAAGGCAATTGAAAGCCTGGGAAGGTTAAAAGCCACTGCTGCCCTACCTACAATTGTTGCTTGTTTGGGCGATCGCGATCCCTATACCGTAGAAAATGCGGTTTGGGCAATTGGCGAAATTGGTACTGACGATGAAGTGACTTTGGAAAGTATAGCCAATCTGTTAACCAAACCAGAGCAAAGTTATCGCACCATTATCCAAACTCTAGCTAAACTCAACTATCAACCCAGCCTCACCAAGATTGAGGCTTTTATCGATGCTGAAGATAAATCTATTGCTAGTTCCGCGATCGCCGCTGCTGCCCGTCTATATAAGGATAATAGTCAAGTTCCCAGCATAGTTGAGTTTTTGCAGCACGACAGCGTTAATGTCAGACGAGCCAGCATTCAAGATTTAATCGATCTCCAATACTATCCTGCTATTCCCCAAATTGCTAAATGTCCCACTTCGATCGCCTTTCGTCTTAGAGGGATTAAGTTATTAGCTATGGCTGGTTTGTCTGCGGGTGAAATTATTTTTGCCGATGTAGAACCGAGTTTAGATTTAGTCATTCGCGATCGCCCGCAGGATATTATTCTAGTACACGAGTATGACCAAAAACCCGCTATAGAGTTTTTAATTCGCGAACTCTACCACACCGACTTCGGACGCTGTTATTTAGCCTGTCAGACTTTACTTACAGAATACGCAGACGAAGCACCAGCAGCATTGATGCAAACATACGAAGCAGAAGCTTATAACGATTATGGAGGGCATTTTCACGTAGTCAAGCTTTTAGGATTGCTCGAATACCAACCAAGTTACGAACTTTTAGTAACGGCTTTAAATTACAAAGCACCTCAGTTTCAAAAATCGCGAGGCGCAGCCGCGATCGCTCTTGCCAATCTAGGGGCGACTCAGGCAATACCTTTACTCTTAGAAAATCTTCAAACGCCAATTTTCGATCTAAAATATGCCTGTTTGTTAGCTCTCGAACAGCTAGGAGAAACTAGCGGTTGGGCATTAGTTCGTGATGATAGGGATTTATTAATTCGAGCTAAAGCAGAGCAAAAAATTTAG
- a CDS encoding 4'-phosphopantetheinyl transferase superfamily protein, whose amino-acid sequence MWQIPDRNLTLSNHEVHIWQSRLDLPTEKIEQLETLLSEDEIQRANRFHFPQHRRRFVIARGTLRQLLSNYLNLSGDRLRFEYSDRGKPKLAASLNSSNLQFNLSHSEELALYGFTCDRRIGIDLEYLRNIKDVENMARRFFSATEAQQILNLSGEAQKKAFLQMWTTKEAYLKATGEGLSGWLESVETTLDRGAISLSSIRGNSSIAELWFIDNFIPASEYIATVAVEKNQVLPKVCFWIANKNY is encoded by the coding sequence GTGTGGCAAATTCCCGATCGTAATTTAACCCTATCCAATCATGAGGTTCACATCTGGCAAAGTCGGCTAGATCTACCGACAGAAAAAATAGAGCAATTGGAAACTCTATTGTCTGAAGACGAAATACAAAGAGCCAATCGCTTTCATTTTCCCCAACACCGCAGACGTTTTGTGATCGCTAGAGGCACTTTACGGCAGCTTTTGAGTAATTATCTCAATCTCAGTGGCGATCGCCTGAGATTTGAATATAGCGATCGCGGCAAACCCAAATTAGCAGCATCTTTAAATTCGTCTAATCTACAATTTAATCTTTCTCACTCTGAAGAATTAGCTTTATACGGATTTACTTGCGATCGCCGCATCGGTATCGATTTAGAATACTTACGCAATATTAAAGATGTCGAAAATATGGCGCGACGCTTTTTTTCAGCCACAGAAGCCCAACAAATATTAAATTTGAGCGGCGAAGCTCAAAAAAAAGCTTTTTTGCAAATGTGGACTACCAAAGAAGCTTATCTTAAAGCTACGGGAGAAGGATTATCGGGTTGGTTAGAAAGCGTAGAAACAACTTTAGATCGAGGAGCAATTAGTTTGTCCTCCATTAGAGGCAACAGCAGTATTGCCGAGCTTTGGTTTATCGATAATTTTATTCCCGCCTCCGAATATATAGCCACAGTTGCAGTGGAGAAGAACCAAGTACTGCCCAAGGTTTGCTTTTGGATCGCTAACAAAAACTATTAG
- a CDS encoding 2Fe-2S iron-sulfur cluster-binding protein — translation MTTITFVKDKNGKEVITEVVAANGSNLREKALQNNVDIYKLKGKLTNCGGVGQCSTCIVDIVEGMENLSPRTDFEQKRLGKKPDSYRLSCQTVVKGPITVRTKP, via the coding sequence ATGACAACCATCACTTTTGTGAAGGATAAAAATGGCAAAGAAGTAATTACCGAAGTTGTTGCGGCTAACGGCTCTAATCTAAGAGAAAAAGCCCTGCAAAATAATGTTGATATTTATAAGCTCAAAGGTAAGCTAACTAATTGCGGAGGAGTCGGTCAATGCTCTACTTGCATTGTTGATATAGTCGAGGGAATGGAAAATTTGTCTCCTAGAACTGATTTCGAGCAAAAAAGACTGGGCAAAAAACCCGACAGCTATAGACTTTCATGTCAAACTGTGGTTAAAGGACCTATTACGGTGAGAACAAAACCGTAG
- the psbM gene encoding photosystem II reaction center protein PsbM, with protein sequence MQVNDLGFIATILFVLVPTVFLLILYIQTDRGQKNS encoded by the coding sequence ATGCAAGTTAACGATTTAGGATTTATAGCTACTATATTGTTCGTTTTGGTTCCAACCGTATTTCTGCTTATCCTTTATATTCAAACCGACAGAGGACAAAAAAATAGCTAA
- a CDS encoding peptidase C15 codes for MKNKLLLTSFQTWLDRQTYNSSDRLLAMVEEWEFAETELVLLRQLPVDVELATQKAIAAIKSFQPQGIICCGMAESRQQLTVETNATCGDNCLYTQIDVDKLVRQLPHTSLSHDAGKFVCEGLYYQILKFLYASHRELPCIFVHVPLLTAQNLPAIEQDFKCIVEFVSILATQDK; via the coding sequence ATGAAAAACAAACTACTATTAACTTCGTTCCAAACTTGGCTCGATCGCCAAACATATAATTCTTCAGATCGCTTGTTGGCTATGGTCGAGGAATGGGAATTTGCAGAAACTGAGTTGGTGTTATTGAGGCAACTTCCTGTCGATGTCGAATTAGCAACTCAAAAAGCGATCGCGGCAATTAAATCTTTTCAGCCTCAAGGTATTATCTGTTGCGGTATGGCAGAATCGAGACAACAGCTAACTGTAGAAACTAATGCTACCTGTGGAGATAATTGTCTTTACACTCAAATCGATGTAGATAAACTCGTAAGGCAATTACCTCATACCTCTCTCAGTCATGATGCAGGTAAATTTGTTTGCGAGGGATTATACTATCAAATCTTAAAGTTTCTCTACGCGTCTCATCGAGAGCTTCCTTGTATTTTCGTTCACGTTCCTCTGTTAACGGCACAAAATTTGCCTGCGATCGAGCAAGATTTTAAGTGCATCGTCGAGTTTGTTAGCATTTTAGCCACTCAAGATAAATAA
- a CDS encoding DUF3531 family protein — translation MEVQFREFNPFDLWIWLKFYTVPSRIEQQYVEELFNSWFYIGKLGGFNAENLQVQDAGIDISYLNYTLDESQTLMAPMHNMGGFEFLGVWGRCWFDLGTSDLIAIDVLLNALERLDKEFVQIETAIVGGQNEDWSVDGSDRHNYLE, via the coding sequence ATGGAAGTACAATTTCGAGAATTTAATCCTTTCGATCTATGGATTTGGCTAAAGTTCTATACAGTTCCCTCTAGAATAGAGCAACAGTATGTCGAAGAACTATTTAACTCCTGGTTTTACATCGGCAAATTAGGTGGATTTAATGCTGAAAATCTTCAAGTTCAAGATGCAGGAATTGATATTAGCTATCTAAACTATACTTTAGACGAGAGCCAAACCCTAATGGCTCCCATGCACAATATGGGTGGCTTTGAATTTCTCGGCGTATGGGGAAGGTGCTGGTTTGATTTGGGTACGAGCGATTTAATTGCGATCGATGTTTTGCTCAATGCTTTAGAGCGTTTAGATAAAGAGTTCGTACAGATTGAAACTGCTATTGTAGGCGGACAAAATGAAGACTGGTCGGTAGACGGGAGCGATCGCCACAATTATTTAGAATAA
- the folD gene encoding bifunctional methylenetetrahydrofolate dehydrogenase/methenyltetrahydrofolate cyclohydrolase FolD, whose amino-acid sequence MSARTPCLLDGKTLAQKIRLQLKERIAHLQPKIGRPPGLSVLMVGDNPASAVYVRNKERACQQIGIVSKGKHFSADTSQQELESVIAELNKDEEVDGILVQLPLPNHLDTVSLLHTIHPDKDADGLHPVNLGKLVRGESGLRSCTPAGVMKLLAEYDLTLNGKKAVVVGRSILVGKPLALMLLEQNATVTIAHSRTQDLAAVCRDADILVAAVGKPEIITEDMVKPGAIVIDVGINRLENSQKQAKLVGDVAFDRVAEVAGYITPVPGGIGPMTVAMLLSNTVQSYSNYSK is encoded by the coding sequence ATGTCTGCTCGTACTCCCTGTTTACTAGATGGTAAAACTTTAGCCCAAAAAATTCGGCTACAGCTTAAAGAACGCATTGCTCACCTACAGCCAAAAATCGGTCGTCCTCCAGGTTTATCAGTTTTAATGGTAGGAGATAACCCTGCTAGTGCCGTATACGTACGCAATAAAGAAAGAGCCTGTCAACAAATAGGCATTGTTTCCAAGGGGAAGCATTTCAGCGCAGATACGAGCCAACAGGAGTTGGAAAGCGTTATCGCCGAATTAAATAAAGATGAGGAAGTAGACGGTATTTTAGTTCAGCTACCTCTACCAAATCATTTAGATACGGTATCTCTGCTACATACAATTCATCCCGATAAAGATGCCGATGGTTTGCATCCAGTCAATTTAGGTAAATTGGTTCGGGGTGAATCTGGTTTGCGTAGCTGCACTCCTGCGGGGGTAATGAAACTGCTGGCAGAATACGATCTCACACTCAACGGCAAAAAAGCGGTAGTAGTAGGGCGCAGTATTTTAGTTGGTAAGCCTCTAGCGTTAATGCTGCTAGAACAAAACGCTACGGTAACAATAGCCCACTCACGTACTCAAGATTTAGCTGCTGTCTGTCGAGATGCCGATATTTTAGTAGCGGCAGTAGGCAAGCCCGAAATAATTACCGAAGATATGGTCAAGCCTGGTGCAATAGTAATTGATGTGGGAATCAATCGCTTGGAAAACAGCCAAAAACAGGCAAAGTTAGTCGGTGATGTTGCTTTCGATCGCGTTGCTGAAGTGGCAGGCTATATTACCCCCGTTCCTGGGGGTATAGGTCCGATGACGGTTGCTATGTTGCTTAGTAATACGGTACAGAGCTATAGTAATTATTCTAAATAA
- the trpE gene encoding anthranilate synthase component I produces the protein MIFPDFTRFSQLARQGNFVPVYQELVADLETPVSAWYKVCAGQPYSFLLESVEGGEKLGRYSFLGCDPVWVLEARGETTTQTYRHGRVDRFTGNPLEVLSLCLASIHPVTLPQMPPGIGGLFGVWGYELIRWIEPRVKVHSPTAEDLPDGVWMQVDNLIVFDQVKRKIWAIAYADLRDPNVSEEQAYQIASDRVNKLILKLQLPLPVEAKSLEWQETDSGDSQQGKNVIYTSNTDRQLFCHNVTKAKEYIRAGDIFQVVLSQRLSTLYKGHPFNLYRSLRLINPSPFMSYYQFGDWQLIGSSPEVMVKAEKTATGEIEATLRPIAGTRPRGKTVAEDEALATELLQDPKEIAEHIMLVDLGRNDLGRVCVNGSVRVDEMMVIERYSHVMHIVSNVVGKLAANTTAWDLLKACFPAGTVSGAPKIRAMEIINELEPERRGPYSGVYGYYDFEGQLNTAITIRTMIVRHYQEDEYLVSVQAGAGLVADSVPETEYQETLNKAKGLLEAIRSLS, from the coding sequence ATGATCTTTCCCGATTTCACTCGGTTTTCTCAACTAGCACGACAAGGCAACTTCGTTCCCGTATATCAAGAATTGGTAGCGGATTTAGAAACCCCCGTTTCAGCATGGTATAAAGTTTGTGCGGGTCAACCATACAGCTTTTTACTAGAGTCGGTAGAAGGAGGAGAAAAACTCGGACGCTATAGCTTTTTAGGTTGCGATCCCGTTTGGGTATTAGAGGCAAGAGGCGAAACGACAACTCAGACCTATCGCCACGGTCGGGTCGATCGCTTTACAGGTAACCCATTAGAAGTTTTATCCCTCTGTCTGGCATCTATTCATCCCGTAACATTACCTCAGATGCCTCCGGGAATTGGCGGACTGTTTGGAGTTTGGGGTTACGAACTAATTCGCTGGATCGAACCGAGAGTTAAAGTTCATTCTCCTACTGCCGAAGATCTACCCGATGGAGTCTGGATGCAGGTAGATAACTTGATTGTTTTCGATCAGGTAAAGCGGAAAATTTGGGCGATCGCCTATGCAGATTTACGCGATCCTAATGTTAGCGAAGAACAAGCCTATCAAATTGCTAGCGATCGCGTCAACAAGCTGATTTTAAAACTACAGTTGCCCTTACCAGTAGAAGCCAAATCATTAGAGTGGCAAGAAACCGATTCAGGCGATTCTCAGCAGGGTAAAAATGTTATCTATACTAGCAATACCGACCGCCAGCTATTTTGCCATAACGTCACTAAAGCTAAAGAATATATCCGCGCTGGCGATATTTTTCAGGTGGTGCTTTCTCAAAGATTGTCCACTCTTTACAAAGGTCATCCTTTTAACCTGTATCGCTCCTTGCGTCTTATCAATCCTTCTCCCTTCATGAGTTACTATCAGTTTGGCGACTGGCAGCTAATCGGTTCTTCGCCAGAAGTCATGGTCAAAGCCGAAAAAACTGCTACTGGAGAAATAGAAGCAACCCTCAGACCGATTGCGGGAACTCGTCCGCGCGGCAAAACAGTAGCTGAAGATGAAGCCTTAGCTACAGAGTTACTCCAAGATCCCAAAGAAATTGCCGAACACATTATGTTAGTCGATCTCGGACGTAACGACTTGGGCAGAGTTTGTGTCAATGGTAGCGTCAGGGTAGATGAAATGATGGTTATCGAACGCTACTCTCACGTCATGCACATCGTTAGTAATGTAGTTGGTAAGTTGGCAGCCAACACAACTGCTTGGGACTTACTTAAAGCCTGTTTTCCTGCGGGAACGGTAAGCGGCGCGCCTAAAATCAGAGCGATGGAAATTATTAACGAACTAGAGCCAGAAAGACGTGGACCTTATTCGGGAGTATATGGATATTACGATTTTGAAGGGCAGTTAAATACTGCTATTACCATTCGGACGATGATCGTCCGCCATTACCAAGAAGATGAATATTTAGTTTCAGTACAGGCAGGTGCTGGTTTGGTTGCCGACTCCGTACCCGAAACCGAATATCAAGAAACTCTCAATAAGGCTAAAGGACTGCTGGAAGCAATTCGCAGTTTGAGTTAA
- a CDS encoding photosystem I reaction center subunit II PsaD, with the protein MADQEQLSGKTPKFGGSTGGLLTKAFVEEKYAITWTSEEEQVFEMPTGGAATMHEGENLLYLARKEHCLALGAQFRNNFKPKIQDYKIYRIYPNGETQYLHPADGVFPEKVNEGREYNGKIDRSIGKNPQPSTLKFSGKAPYEV; encoded by the coding sequence ATGGCAGACCAAGAACAACTTTCGGGTAAAACACCCAAATTTGGTGGCAGTACTGGCGGCTTGCTAACCAAGGCATTTGTTGAAGAAAAATATGCTATTACCTGGACTAGCGAGGAAGAACAAGTGTTTGAAATGCCCACTGGCGGCGCGGCAACTATGCACGAAGGTGAAAACCTATTGTATTTAGCCCGTAAAGAACACTGTCTGGCTTTGGGAGCGCAGTTTAGAAATAACTTCAAACCCAAAATTCAAGATTACAAAATCTATCGTATTTATCCCAACGGCGAAACTCAATATTTACATCCTGCCGATGGAGTTTTCCCAGAAAAAGTTAATGAAGGCAGAGAATACAACGGTAAAATAGACCGCAGTATTGGCAAAAATCCTCAGCCCTCTACCCTCAAATTTTCTGGCAAAGCTCCTTACGAAGTTTAG